Proteins from a single region of Planktothrix tepida PCC 9214:
- a CDS encoding CHAT domain-containing protein, with amino-acid sequence MINCLVCGESIAEQDEVCPVCGTEIASLESPSASERITNLSHTPTPVVNLVSQPEEMGNQKNLMPTAEENIHAFLHKLEIQSSSGEGEENIYALVKSLITHPSLDLQAENLWLSPAQRTIYAFFKLLVDQATWLPQSELLNLWQQIHPNLGTPDLISDTILNWCEKHSLTKYLIDIRKTLPGGELNRTKGEHQEHSFRRIPDSEVLYNEMFESVLIGASLATSSPLEEISRPSENILDTPRNNLVSQKVEVSDTRGGRNFPPSTPVTKVSDTGGNVVRYTKISCPRRVWVDTPEISVVVWLTVQPPKYSSASIGNFSVYEGQPVLVRVEALDFISLNDPAQERLVKPNADSEPIVFLLKPDKVVERTKIEFDFFQNSRWLACSQIEVEITDYKVEAQEVQESVPISLLEINSPQPDYTLVVKYDENQNPLQLSFELFQGQNKREKFYSSLNKELKKYAQYWHHFLEKLNKITAPSRKLETPEILIKSPSDINREIKNFGHNLWRELIPSKLQKIYANQRLSWHGKKLLIVSDDPYIPWELVWPTDDERGDWEDSDPWCMTMCLTRWLRRDEQDRVNQRAPIQLSLNSLTCIVPTDLDLPAAEEERNFLKELLSNNNILDLSPTLPTLPAVRKILESSQYNWFHVVTHGTFCFDNPDANSSILLQYGDLLTPDEIIGQNIVRHINRNRPGFVFNACSSGRQGWGLTHLGGWVNRLIHSGAGLFLAPCWAVDDKSALFFAQRFYSYLLQGKTVSEAVHQSRIDTRQNANRCDDLTWLAYSVYADPNAKVILNGKLEETM; translated from the coding sequence ATGATTAATTGTTTAGTCTGTGGCGAATCTATTGCAGAACAAGATGAGGTGTGTCCTGTCTGCGGCACAGAAATCGCATCTTTAGAAAGTCCGTCCGCCTCTGAGCGAATCACTAATTTGAGTCATACACCAACACCAGTTGTTAACTTAGTCTCTCAACCAGAAGAAATGGGTAATCAAAAAAATCTGATGCCAACTGCTGAAGAAAATATTCATGCTTTTCTCCATAAGTTAGAAATTCAGTCAAGTTCAGGAGAAGGTGAAGAAAATATTTATGCTTTAGTCAAGTCTTTAATTACTCATCCCTCATTAGATCTACAAGCTGAGAATTTATGGTTATCACCTGCCCAAAGAACTATTTATGCTTTTTTCAAGCTGTTAGTTGATCAGGCTACTTGGTTGCCTCAGAGTGAATTATTAAACCTTTGGCAACAAATTCATCCAAATTTAGGTACTCCCGATCTAATATCTGACACGATTTTAAATTGGTGCGAAAAACACTCCCTCACAAAATATCTGATTGATATTCGTAAAACTCTCCCAGGTGGGGAATTGAACAGAACTAAAGGTGAACATCAGGAACACAGTTTCAGAAGGATTCCTGATTCTGAGGTACTCTACAATGAAATGTTTGAAAGTGTTCTAATAGGGGCAAGTCTTGCTACTTCATCACCACTAGAAGAAATCTCAAGACCTAGTGAAAATATTCTCGACACACCTCGGAACAATTTGGTGAGCCAAAAAGTTGAGGTATCAGATACAAGAGGTGGAAGAAATTTTCCTCCATCTACTCCTGTAACAAAAGTATCAGATACAGGTGGTAACGTAGTCCGATATACAAAAATTTCTTGCCCGCGTCGCGTTTGGGTAGATACACCAGAGATTTCTGTAGTAGTCTGGCTGACAGTGCAACCGCCAAAATATAGCAGTGCTTCCATAGGAAATTTTTCGGTATATGAAGGACAGCCTGTGCTTGTGCGTGTTGAGGCTCTCGACTTTATCTCCCTCAATGATCCCGCTCAGGAGAGGTTGGTTAAGCCTAATGCTGATAGCGAACCTATTGTTTTTCTGTTAAAGCCTGATAAAGTAGTGGAGCGCACTAAAATTGAGTTTGATTTTTTCCAAAATTCCCGTTGGTTAGCCTGTAGCCAGATAGAAGTTGAAATTACAGATTACAAAGTTGAAGCTCAAGAAGTTCAAGAATCAGTACCGATAAGCTTACTGGAAATAAATAGTCCGCAACCAGACTATACTCTTGTCGTTAAATACGATGAAAATCAAAATCCTTTACAGCTTTCTTTTGAACTTTTTCAAGGACAAAATAAAAGAGAAAAATTTTACTCTTCATTAAATAAAGAATTAAAAAAATACGCTCAATACTGGCATCATTTTTTAGAAAAACTTAATAAAATAACAGCCCCGAGTCGTAAGTTGGAAACTCCAGAAATATTGATAAAAAGTCCCTCTGATATAAATAGGGAAATTAAAAATTTTGGCCACAACCTTTGGCGAGAACTGATTCCCTCGAAACTCCAAAAAATTTATGCCAATCAACGGTTAAGTTGGCATGGAAAAAAACTGTTGATTGTTTCTGATGATCCATACATTCCTTGGGAGTTAGTATGGCCTACTGATGATGAACGAGGGGATTGGGAGGACAGCGATCCTTGGTGTATGACCATGTGTTTAACACGCTGGTTGCGCCGTGATGAACAAGATAGAGTTAATCAACGTGCACCAATACAATTGTCTTTGAACTCATTAACCTGTATAGTGCCAACAGACTTGGATTTACCTGCTGCTGAGGAAGAACGAAATTTTCTTAAAGAATTATTATCAAACAATAACATCTTGGATCTAAGCCCAACACTCCCTACATTGCCAGCAGTACGAAAGATCCTGGAGTCAAGCCAATATAACTGGTTTCATGTAGTTACTCACGGTACGTTCTGCTTTGATAATCCTGATGCTAACTCAAGCATTTTACTTCAATATGGAGATTTACTAACACCAGATGAAATCATTGGCCAAAACATAGTAAGACATATCAACCGTAACCGTCCGGGATTTGTATTTAATGCTTGCTCTAGCGGGCGACAGGGTTGGGGATTAACTCATTTGGGAGGTTGGGTTAATCGACTAATTCATAGTGGAGCCGGCTTATTTTTAGCGCCTTGTTGGGCTGTAGATGACAAATCAGCATTATTCTTTGCTCAAAGATTTTATAGCTACCTATTACAAGGAAAAACCGTCTCCGAAGCTGTACATCAAAGTCGTATTGATACCCGTCAAAATGCTAACCGTTGCGATGATTTAACATGGCTAGCTTACAGCGTTTATGCTGACCCCAATGCCAAGGTAATTCTCAATGGTAAGTTAGAAGAAACGATGTAA
- a CDS encoding tyrosine-type recombinase/integrase, producing the protein MTTTIATIASQFLQRPELSPATKKSYELTLISFLQQYGYREIKTLDRQQVRDYLDSLTHLSYTTHRRHQRILIALMNFAVDEGYIPLNPIARLKPRKPDAEQGEHHEDSTIRYLKPEQLNALYQAIRHLCNWRLMALVRLLHRSGARVSEVLALDLDQINFSDRKFQVIGKGNKRRWCFYSLDAAAALDRYLQGPRCPHPQALFVAQHPKTLHLTRLSYSQAYQDWKEAIALVPTLQEARLHDLRHTFATERVGLMGLEELRALMGHSSIQTTLQYQQVTSEKAELIAQTALEKLLD; encoded by the coding sequence ATGACAACCACAATTGCTACAATTGCCAGTCAATTTTTACAGCGTCCTGAACTCTCCCCCGCGACTAAAAAGTCTTATGAACTCACCCTAATTTCCTTTCTGCAACAGTATGGATATCGGGAGATTAAAACGCTAGATCGTCAACAAGTGCGCGACTACCTCGACTCCTTAACCCACCTGAGTTACACCACCCACCGTCGCCATCAACGTATCCTCATCGCCCTCATGAACTTTGCCGTCGATGAAGGCTATATCCCCCTCAACCCCATCGCCCGCCTCAAACCGAGAAAACCTGATGCTGAACAAGGAGAACACCACGAAGACAGCACGATCCGTTACCTCAAACCCGAACAACTCAACGCCCTGTATCAAGCCATCCGCCACCTCTGCAACTGGCGACTGATGGCCTTAGTGCGTTTGCTGCACCGCAGTGGGGCAAGAGTCAGTGAAGTTCTCGCCTTAGATCTCGATCAAATCAACTTCTCCGACCGCAAATTTCAAGTCATCGGTAAAGGCAATAAACGACGCTGGTGCTTCTACAGCCTTGATGCCGCCGCAGCCTTAGACCGTTACCTTCAAGGCCCTCGTTGCCCTCATCCCCAAGCATTATTTGTCGCCCAGCACCCCAAAACCCTCCACCTCACCCGCCTCAGCTACAGCCAAGCTTATCAAGACTGGAAAGAGGCGATCGCCCTTGTCCCTACACTTCAAGAGGCCAGATTGCATGATTTAAGACATACTTTTGCCACCGAGCGAGTTGGGCTAATGGGTTTAGAAGAATTACGGGCGTTGATGGGACATAGTAGTATCCAGACGACGTTACAGTATCAACAAGTGACTTCAGAGAAAGCGGAATTAATTGCTCAAACGGCTTTAGAAAAGTTGCTCGACTAA
- a CDS encoding BsuBI/PstI family type II restriction endonuclease: MARIPIVIEGEVKTLSPGGQNVLIEKIIHEFAPRFTPEGKLLYVGDTDEKFAYFNEDAIAELGIQIDSHGKMPDVIIHFIETNWLILIEAVTSHGPINAKRKNELENLFKNSTIPLVMVTAFLK; the protein is encoded by the coding sequence ATGGCTCGAATTCCAATTGTAATTGAAGGAGAAGTAAAAACTCTTTCACCGGGAGGACAAAATGTTTTAATTGAAAAAATTATTCATGAATTTGCGCCTAGATTTACACCGGAAGGCAAATTACTTTATGTCGGAGATACAGATGAGAAATTTGCCTACTTCAATGAAGATGCAATCGCTGAGTTAGGTATCCAAATAGATTCTCATGGTAAAATGCCAGATGTAATCATTCATTTCATAGAGACAAATTGGCTGATTTTGATAGAAGCTGTGACTTCTCATGGCCCTATTAATGCAAAACGGAAGAATGAGCTTGAAAATTTATTCAAAAATTCAACAATTCCTCTCGTTATGGTAACAGCATTTTTGAAATAA
- a CDS encoding helix-turn-helix domain-containing protein translates to MHTLTSEFLPQPEETLGEYVRRLRGLKRLSQEQLAQGCGLHLQSIGKIERGLTTRLSQKAKQGLAQVLGVPVAYLEAAVRGTGVEVSHSLKLCLHCWTPGTVPELGWTDPRAKFCFLCGEGLCDRCPKCSHPITSEQYRFCPMCGQSYRDGKHKA, encoded by the coding sequence ATGCACACTTTAACATCGGAATTTCTGCCCCAACCCGAGGAAACGCTGGGTGAATACGTGCGACGGCTGCGAGGACTGAAGCGTCTGAGTCAAGAACAGTTGGCGCAAGGGTGTGGGTTGCATTTGCAAAGTATTGGCAAGATTGAGCGAGGGTTAACGACTCGTCTGAGTCAGAAGGCAAAACAGGGTCTGGCTCAGGTTTTGGGGGTTCCGGTGGCGTATTTGGAGGCGGCGGTGCGAGGGACGGGGGTGGAGGTGTCTCATTCCCTGAAACTGTGTCTGCACTGTTGGACACCGGGGACGGTACCGGAGTTGGGGTGGACTGACCCTAGGGCTAAGTTTTGTTTTTTGTGTGGGGAGGGTCTGTGCGATCGCTGTCCTAAGTGTTCTCATCCCATCACGTCTGAGCAATATCGCTTTTGTCCGATGTGTGGTCAGTCTTATCGGGATGGAAAGCACAAAGCTTGA
- a CDS encoding ParA family protein, translating into MTVPIITFFNNKGGVGTTSLVYHLAWMYSDLGLRVVAADLDPQANLTAAFVDENRLEEIWEESQQPNTIFRCVQPLIRGIGDIATPQLELIEENLALLVGDLLLSGFEDDFSAEWSGCMDRKERSFRVISAFWRLLQAAGETHQADIILADLGPNLGAINRAALIASDYVIVPLSPDLFSLQGWKNLGPTLRRWREEWNEQLAKNPVSDLGLPTGQMQPLGYIVLQHSVRLDRPVKAYQRWMAGIPHVYREAVLMEEGNSNLLLSEDPYCLALLKHYQSLMPLAQEARKPMFHLKPADGAMGAHLQVVQSAYRDFNQLARKIAVLVQTPINYLT; encoded by the coding sequence ATGACGGTTCCCATCATTACTTTTTTTAATAATAAAGGCGGGGTTGGAACAACTTCGTTAGTTTACCATTTAGCCTGGATGTATTCTGATTTAGGACTGCGGGTTGTAGCAGCAGATTTAGACCCCCAAGCTAATCTTACTGCCGCATTTGTAGATGAAAACCGATTAGAAGAAATTTGGGAAGAAAGCCAACAACCCAACACTATATTTCGTTGTGTGCAACCTTTAATTAGAGGAATTGGCGATATTGCCACTCCACAATTAGAGCTAATTGAAGAAAATTTAGCTTTACTGGTGGGAGATTTATTACTTTCTGGATTTGAAGATGATTTTTCCGCAGAATGGTCAGGATGTATGGATAGAAAAGAACGTTCTTTTCGGGTCATTTCTGCTTTTTGGCGACTGTTACAGGCTGCTGGTGAAACCCATCAAGCTGATATTATTTTGGCAGACCTTGGCCCCAATTTAGGAGCGATTAACCGGGCTGCTTTAATTGCATCTGATTATGTAATTGTTCCTCTATCCCCTGATTTATTCTCACTGCAAGGATGGAAAAATCTCGGCCCAACTCTTAGACGCTGGCGAGAAGAATGGAACGAACAATTAGCAAAGAATCCTGTCTCTGATTTAGGACTTCCAACGGGTCAAATGCAACCGCTTGGGTATATTGTTCTGCAACATTCTGTAAGGCTAGACCGTCCAGTTAAAGCTTATCAACGATGGATGGCTGGAATTCCTCATGTTTATCGGGAAGCCGTATTAATGGAGGAAGGAAATAGTAACCTATTGCTATCAGAAGATCCCTACTGTTTAGCCTTACTAAAACACTATCAAAGTCTCATGCCTCTGGCTCAAGAAGCTCGCAAACCAATGTTTCATCTTAAACCCGCAGATGGAGCGATGGGTGCTCATCTTCAAGTTGTACAAAGTGCTTACCGAGACTTTAATCAACTCGCTCGAAAAATTGCTGTATTAGTACAAACTCCAATAAACTATTTAACCTAA
- a CDS encoding CHAT domain-containing protein has product MNNFISPNSFETNNFLHKLFEVVSDSNANPEVVYPFLEANLNKLDDTLPQVLLNWATATLPQLDLIGREKIANTINALSNLMRLFPQGDRSRRLEIALAGYKIVLGVYTFVNNPEIWAATEHNRGQIYLYRVQGKRIDNLEEAIRCFQYALSVYTKENFSEQWARIKTDLGLAYRDRIQGIPSENLQEAIQYFKSTLQIYTYENHPIQWAVVQNHLGLTYLNYTSGNQTENLQQAIECFRSALQVYTLERFPQQSTKIQANLNQASHQMQELANASQQQPNTDTSALSISESEAGRLEIYQQFIQEREERQKAYEKLIKSLVDFSSDVEKAFDAVVDVFFNIIIVRPDLFDKGLANQMERVADNLAKTGNQNAAKFLGSFASILPAGIDAAWFQAREQIINWIEFLAELGIKDYSRVSSKMIKSLFFAAMRNQSLAANFQEYFAFVNEVLDTTKQSQGETRILYPLLENNLDKLDENFSEVLRSFATAILPTSPEVMADGVKPELAQELAEVIGTFSSLILSFDKGDRASNIEIAITGCEVAANVFTREANFLEQRGATLFILGCAYYERFRGNKEDNLSMAIRYFSAASEAYNPENFPQQWVSTKNNLGVVYRELSIYEPTSKNLLQAIDCLLQALDIHNRQANPSEWAKMKINLGIVYGMRNQEGDLAAAINCFLDSLNIYKRSTFPQEHAITQALLGLAYQADGQLYNAKVAYGSAIETVESLRDEIVKGSGTDADKQKLAEQWNQFYQRMVAVCIQQHDYTQAIEYVERSKARNLVELMATRNLLPKGDIPEYVLHELKQLRQKIATVQRRINIASPDDLTGGISFDGNNQGFVATPSSRITERTQLENLQQKLDELINSQIKPRDPSFSLSQRVETISWKQMRKLLPNDHTAIIEFYVTDETIYTFIITSESSDLLVPEPLGNVKELFDFCFNKYFNAYSQQRDQWRTNLPMYLRQLAGILHIDDIISQIPNTCNQLILIPHRFLHILPLHALPLKNGYSLLDRFTLGVRYAPSCQILQLTQNQERDRFNQLFAIQNPTSDLDYADMEVKIIKQCFQNSTTLVKQKATKTAFYQAAEGKDLRLANCFHFSGHATFDFDDPLKSSLILADTKLALGEVFAMDLSQCRLVILSGCETGVTDFKNVSDEYISLPSGFLYAGSPSVVSSLWKVDDKPTAFLMIKFYQNYLQHQLDVAKSLRDAQIWLRNITSQELKEWSRSLDLTATQKVELEEWFEIINPLDFPFASPYYWASFCAIGQ; this is encoded by the coding sequence ATGAATAATTTTATTTCTCCCAACTCTTTTGAAACTAATAATTTTCTGCATAAGCTATTTGAGGTTGTCTCCGACAGCAATGCTAATCCTGAAGTTGTTTATCCATTCCTCGAAGCAAATCTTAATAAGTTGGATGATACCTTACCTCAAGTTCTATTAAACTGGGCTACTGCTACTTTACCTCAATTAGATTTAATAGGCAGAGAGAAGATTGCTAATACTATAAATGCTCTAAGTAATTTGATGCGACTATTTCCTCAAGGAGACAGAAGTAGAAGGTTGGAAATTGCTCTGGCTGGGTATAAAATTGTGCTCGGTGTCTACACCTTCGTTAATAATCCTGAGATTTGGGCTGCAACAGAACACAATAGGGGTCAAATTTATCTTTATCGAGTGCAGGGAAAGCGAATTGATAACTTGGAAGAAGCCATCCGTTGTTTCCAGTATGCTTTATCTGTTTATACCAAAGAAAATTTTTCCGAGCAATGGGCAAGGATTAAAACTGATTTAGGGCTTGCTTATCGTGATCGCATCCAAGGAATTCCATCCGAAAATTTGCAAGAAGCTATTCAGTATTTTAAGAGTACTTTACAAATCTATACCTATGAGAACCATCCTATACAATGGGCTGTGGTACAAAATCATCTCGGATTGACTTATCTTAATTACACTTCAGGAAATCAGACTGAGAATTTGCAGCAAGCAATTGAATGTTTTCGCTCGGCTTTACAAGTTTATACCTTAGAACGGTTCCCACAGCAATCAACTAAGATTCAAGCCAATCTGAATCAAGCATCTCATCAAATGCAAGAGTTAGCTAATGCTAGTCAACAGCAGCCCAACACAGATACTTCAGCACTGTCAATTTCAGAATCAGAAGCAGGACGACTAGAAATCTACCAACAGTTTATCCAAGAAAGAGAGGAACGACAAAAAGCTTATGAAAAGTTGATTAAATCGCTGGTTGATTTCTCCAGTGACGTGGAAAAAGCTTTTGATGCAGTAGTTGATGTATTTTTTAATATTATTATAGTCAGACCTGATCTGTTTGACAAGGGATTAGCAAATCAGATGGAACGGGTAGCTGATAATCTGGCAAAAACAGGTAATCAAAACGCTGCTAAATTTCTAGGATCTTTCGCTTCCATCCTTCCTGCTGGTATTGATGCTGCTTGGTTCCAAGCAAGGGAACAGATAATAAATTGGATAGAATTTTTAGCAGAGCTAGGGATAAAAGATTATTCTAGAGTCTCGAGCAAAATGATTAAATCCCTTTTTTTTGCAGCAATGCGAAATCAGTCACTTGCTGCGAATTTTCAAGAGTATTTTGCTTTTGTAAATGAGGTTTTAGATACAACTAAACAAAGCCAGGGAGAAACGCGAATATTGTACCCACTGCTAGAAAATAATTTAGACAAACTGGATGAAAATTTTTCTGAGGTTTTACGGAGCTTTGCCACAGCAATTTTACCAACAAGCCCAGAGGTAATGGCAGATGGAGTTAAACCAGAACTAGCTCAAGAATTAGCAGAGGTTATTGGAACTTTCAGTAGCTTGATTCTTAGTTTTGATAAGGGCGATCGCGCCAGCAATATAGAAATTGCAATTACTGGTTGCGAAGTTGCTGCCAATGTTTTTACCCGTGAAGCTAACTTTCTAGAACAACGAGGAGCAACTCTATTTATTTTGGGCTGTGCTTATTATGAACGATTCAGAGGAAATAAAGAAGATAATTTGTCTATGGCTATTCGTTACTTCTCAGCTGCTTCAGAAGCGTACAATCCTGAAAATTTTCCTCAACAATGGGTTTCTACTAAAAATAATTTGGGGGTTGTTTACCGCGAGCTTAGTATCTATGAGCCGACTTCAAAAAATTTATTACAAGCAATTGATTGCTTATTACAGGCTTTGGATATACACAATCGTCAAGCCAATCCTTCTGAATGGGCAAAAATGAAAATTAATTTAGGGATTGTTTATGGAATGCGAAATCAAGAAGGAGATTTAGCCGCAGCAATTAATTGCTTTTTAGATTCTTTAAATATATATAAACGCTCAACTTTTCCACAAGAACACGCAATAACTCAAGCTTTACTCGGTTTGGCATATCAAGCAGATGGACAACTATACAATGCTAAAGTTGCTTATGGAAGTGCTATTGAAACAGTAGAATCTTTGCGAGATGAAATAGTCAAAGGTTCGGGAACGGATGCAGACAAGCAAAAATTGGCTGAACAATGGAACCAGTTTTATCAACGTATGGTGGCTGTTTGTATACAGCAGCATGACTACACTCAAGCTATTGAATACGTTGAGCGCAGTAAGGCTCGTAACCTGGTTGAGTTAATGGCTACTCGCAATCTTTTGCCTAAAGGCGATATTCCCGAATATGTACTGCATGAGCTGAAGCAACTCCGCCAGAAAATTGCTACTGTACAGCGACGAATTAATATTGCCAGTCCAGACGATCTGACCGGAGGCATAAGTTTTGATGGAAACAATCAAGGTTTTGTGGCTACACCATCAAGTCGCATTACAGAGCGCACCCAATTAGAGAATTTACAACAAAAACTTGATGAATTGATTAATTCTCAAATCAAACCCAGAGATCCTTCTTTTAGTCTGTCTCAGCGCGTAGAAACGATTAGCTGGAAGCAGATGCGGAAACTGCTACCCAATGACCATACTGCTATCATTGAATTCTATGTTACTGATGAGACTATCTATACATTCATTATTACATCCGAAAGTTCAGATCTCCTCGTACCAGAACCTTTGGGAAATGTCAAAGAGTTATTTGACTTCTGTTTTAACAAATACTTCAATGCTTACTCTCAGCAAAGAGATCAGTGGCGGACTAACTTGCCTATGTACTTACGCCAGCTAGCTGGAATTCTACATATCGATGATATCATTTCTCAGATACCCAATACTTGCAATCAGCTAATTCTAATTCCCCACCGATTTTTGCACATCTTACCGCTCCATGCCCTTCCGCTAAAAAATGGTTATTCTCTTCTGGATCGTTTTACATTGGGTGTGCGCTATGCTCCTAGCTGTCAGATCTTGCAACTTACCCAAAATCAAGAACGCGATCGCTTCAATCAATTATTTGCGATCCAAAACCCTACCTCTGATTTGGATTATGCAGATATGGAAGTTAAAATTATCAAACAATGTTTTCAAAATTCCACTACTTTAGTGAAGCAAAAAGCAACTAAAACAGCATTTTATCAGGCAGCAGAAGGAAAAGACTTGCGTTTAGCAAATTGCTTTCATTTTTCAGGCCACGCTACTTTTGATTTTGATGACCCTCTAAAATCATCTCTTATTTTAGCGGATACAAAACTTGCATTAGGAGAAGTTTTTGCTATGGATTTAAGTCAATGTCGTCTTGTCATCCTCAGTGGGTGTGAAACTGGCGTAACGGACTTCAAAAACGTCAGTGATGAATATATCAGTTTACCCAGTGGATTTTTATATGCAGGTAGTCCCAGTGTAGTTAGTAGTCTGTGGAAAGTAGATGACAAGCCTACTGCTTTCTTAATGATTAAATTTTACCAAAATTATCTGCAACATCAGCTAGATGTGGCAAAATCTCTCAGAGATGCACAAATATGGCTACGAAATATTACGAGTCAAGAACTGAAAGAGTGGTCTCGAAGCTTAGATTTAACTGCCACTCAAAAAGTTGAGTTAGAGGAATGGTTTGAGATAATTAACCCCTTAGATTTCCCTTTCGCTTCTCCCTATTATTGGGCTTCTTTTTGTGCCATAGGGCAGTAG
- a CDS encoding Eco57I restriction-modification methylase domain-containing protein gives MSLNLTLSQIQTSKPIQYSSNTAFLNEVDLLRLKITQKIDKVKQQKWGQFFTPFPVADLMARMFQNLNSPEISLLDAGAGIGSLSAAFVSTVCQQPKPPDSLRIIAYEIDPSLKDYLKQTLELCTQQCESYKISLHWEIQTLDFIEEGVNQLQPNLFSVSEKLCFTHAIINPPYFKINAHSKYRSLLRSINLETSNIYPGFIQVATQLLSDGGELVAITPRSFCNGLYFREFRKRFLRDMALRQVHLFDSRLLPFNDQAVLQETMIFYAIKQVEKESTVLINSSCSADDDLIRTHTVPYTTVVHPDDPEQFIRIVPDAYSQEILELMASFQCTLLDLGLCVSTGRVVDFRAKEYLRLLPEAGTVPLIYPVHCSKGYLEYPTSTQKHQALVQTEQTANLLVPNEHYVLTRRFSAKEEKKRVVAVVYDANSLNSQWVGFENHLNYFHHQGKGLPLSLARGLTAYLNSTLVDSFFRLFNGNTQVNATDLRNLKYPTLEQLLEWGEKIGNSFPSQQSIDELIQQDILKMTNSRESNSIGIKSHIAMLMNDKWLEFQL, from the coding sequence ATGAGTTTAAACTTAACGTTAAGTCAAATTCAAACCTCCAAACCGATTCAATATTCTTCTAATACCGCCTTCCTTAATGAAGTTGATTTATTGCGTTTGAAAATTACTCAAAAAATCGATAAGGTCAAGCAACAGAAATGGGGTCAGTTTTTTACACCTTTTCCAGTAGCCGACCTGATGGCTCGAATGTTTCAAAACTTAAATTCACCTGAGATTTCTTTATTGGATGCGGGTGCGGGAATTGGTTCTTTATCTGCTGCTTTTGTTTCAACGGTTTGCCAACAACCTAAACCTCCTGATTCTCTGCGAATTATTGCTTATGAAATTGACCCCTCTCTCAAGGACTATTTAAAGCAAACCTTGGAGTTATGCACCCAGCAATGTGAATCTTACAAGATTTCATTGCATTGGGAAATTCAGACGCTCGATTTTATCGAAGAAGGTGTTAATCAATTACAACCTAATTTATTTAGTGTTTCAGAAAAACTCTGCTTTACGCACGCTATTATTAACCCTCCTTATTTTAAAATTAATGCTCATTCAAAATATCGCTCTTTACTCCGTTCAATTAATTTAGAAACCAGTAATATTTATCCCGGTTTTATTCAAGTTGCAACCCAACTTTTGAGTGATGGGGGAGAACTTGTTGCAATTACCCCTAGAAGTTTTTGTAATGGTTTATATTTTCGGGAGTTTCGGAAGCGGTTTTTAAGGGATATGGCATTACGCCAAGTTCATCTCTTTGATTCTCGACTCTTGCCTTTTAATGACCAAGCTGTTCTTCAAGAGACGATGATTTTTTATGCGATTAAACAGGTAGAAAAAGAATCTACAGTGTTGATTAATAGCAGTTGTAGTGCAGATGATGATTTGATTAGAACTCATACTGTACCTTATACAACAGTTGTTCATCCTGATGATCCTGAACAGTTTATTCGTATTGTACCAGATGCCTACAGTCAAGAAATCCTAGAACTTATGGCTTCTTTTCAGTGTACCTTATTAGATTTAGGGCTGTGTGTTTCAACAGGACGAGTTGTAGATTTTCGAGCTAAAGAATACTTGCGACTTTTACCCGAAGCTGGAACTGTTCCTTTGATTTATCCAGTTCATTGTTCTAAGGGGTATCTTGAATATCCAACATCAACCCAAAAACATCAAGCTTTAGTTCAGACTGAACAGACGGCTAATTTGTTGGTTCCGAATGAACATTATGTTTTGACGAGGAGGTTTTCTGCTAAAGAGGAAAAGAAGCGAGTTGTTGCTGTTGTTTATGATGCTAATTCTCTCAATAGTCAATGGGTGGGTTTTGAAAACCATCTAAACTATTTTCATCACCAGGGTAAAGGATTACCCCTTTCTTTAGCAAGAGGACTAACGGCTTACTTAAATTCAACTTTAGTCGATTCATTCTTTCGCTTATTTAATGGGAATACTCAAGTTAATGCAACTGACTTGCGAAATCTCAAATATCCTACCTTAGAACAACTCTTAGAATGGGGAGAAAAAATCGGCAATTCATTTCCATCTCAACAAAGTATTGATGAACTCATTCAGCAAGATATTTTAAAAATGACGAATTCCAGAGAAAGTAATTCTATTGGCATTAAATCCCACATTGCTATGCTAATGAACGACAAATGGCTCGAATTCCAATTGTAA
- a CDS encoding BsuBI/PstI family type II restriction endonuclease yields the protein MVGFLTEIAWETDVWVAEDATHLIHFNGQHLLQLYTK from the coding sequence ATGGTGGGATTTCTGACAGAAATTGCTTGGGAAACAGATGTTTGGGTTGCGGAAGATGCTACACATTTAATTCATTTTAACGGTCAGCACCTTTTACAACTTTATACAAAGTAA